In Nostoc sp. CENA543, a single genomic region encodes these proteins:
- a CDS encoding NAD(P)H-quinone oxidoreductase subunit O: MPIKKGNMVRAVREKLENSLEAKASDTRFPAYLFDTQGEVVDIKGDYALVKFGQVPTPNIWLRLDQLAEFE; this comes from the coding sequence ATGCCGATTAAGAAAGGAAATATGGTGCGCGCTGTGCGTGAGAAGCTAGAAAATAGTTTGGAAGCTAAAGCTAGTGATACTCGCTTTCCAGCGTATTTATTTGATACTCAAGGTGAAGTCGTAGATATTAAAGGTGATTACGCCTTAGTGAAGTTTGGACAAGTCCCCACCCCTAATATTTGGTTACGTTTAGATCAACTGGCAGAATTTGAATAA
- the mdh gene encoding malate dehydrogenase, with amino-acid sequence MFSPVESPIVCRLPRVAIIGAGRVGSTLAQRIAEKNLADVVLLDIVEGIPQGLALDLLEARGIELHNREIIGTNNYADTADSQIVVITAGFPRKTGMSRDDLLKTNAKIVVEAAKNAIAYSPNAIFIVVTNPLDVMTYLAWEATGLPRNRIMGMAGVLDSARFEAFIALELGVLPADVKAMVLGSHGDLMVPLSRYATVNGIPITELLDAETIARLVERTRNGGAEIVELMQTGGAFFAPASATSLMVESIVLNQSRLLPVAAHLQGEYGLKDVVIGVPCRLGSHGIESILELNLSDSEKEALHISAQAVRKNIERSQEILAATSSI; translated from the coding sequence ATGTTTTCTCCTGTTGAATCCCCAATTGTCTGTCGTCTACCGCGCGTTGCTATTATCGGTGCTGGTAGGGTGGGTAGTACGTTAGCCCAACGCATTGCTGAGAAAAATCTGGCGGATGTGGTGTTATTAGATATTGTTGAGGGAATACCTCAAGGTTTAGCACTGGATTTATTAGAAGCTAGGGGTATTGAATTACATAATCGTGAGATTATCGGCACAAATAATTATGCAGATACAGCAGATTCGCAAATTGTGGTGATTACCGCCGGATTTCCCCGCAAAACAGGGATGAGTCGGGATGATTTGCTCAAAACCAATGCCAAGATTGTGGTTGAAGCTGCTAAAAATGCGATCGCCTATTCTCCTAATGCTATTTTTATCGTAGTCACCAATCCTTTAGATGTGATGACTTATCTAGCTTGGGAAGCTACAGGTTTACCGCGAAATAGAATTATGGGGATGGCTGGGGTACTAGACTCAGCACGGTTTGAAGCTTTTATCGCCTTGGAATTAGGGGTATTACCTGCTGATGTCAAGGCGATGGTGTTAGGTAGTCACGGGGATTTGATGGTTCCGTTATCTCGTTACGCCACCGTTAATGGTATCCCCATTACAGAATTATTAGATGCAGAAACAATTGCGCGCTTAGTAGAAAGGACTCGCAATGGTGGTGCAGAAATTGTGGAATTAATGCAGACTGGCGGTGCATTTTTCGCGCCAGCTTCCGCGACAAGTTTGATGGTGGAATCGATTGTATTGAATCAGTCACGGTTGTTACCTGTGGCGGCGCATCTGCAAGGTGAATATGGTTTAAAAGATGTGGTGATTGGTGTACCTTGTCGTTTGGGTTCTCATGGAATTGAGAGTATTTTAGAATTAAATCTGAGTGATTCTGAAAAAGAAGCTTTGCATATTTCGGCTCAAGCTGTACGGAAAAATATCGAGCGATCGCAAGAAATTTTAGCTGCAACAAGTTCGATATAG
- a CDS encoding P-loop NTPase fold protein, protein MTNNPVSSIEVVNAAIQSQNPFINAGIAKEQDVWGRKLPDVTTLNSHASDTVFQAIDLVNKSTYSQDKVTSIAITAQQGVGKTHLLSRIRHRLEQEGGALFIYASVNNYTDLNLVKYQFQQTLADSLSKTGSQKVMQWQEVAAAMANEGFKSINANAPSLSAWDLLERFDKVYANWLAKNKNLMDKLTSEVLKTKPNADPYIVRAILWTLSDTQATFAIKWLSGEELAKSNADFLGLPNAVKTNQDREAEALKNIQQILNLVSYYNSVVICFDEIDVKNNANDDGLPTEIVIANLVKILHDTLENSELGKGIVIITVMLPETWTDKILNIPGGTPARASKYTGTKPIDLRNIDSNSLVELVNLWLQDFYNTNSLLPPHPLYPFEEIKLKEYGKRRPTIREALKWCAENFKAPGDILPDDPYERFELALNREITTDKENYLDDNSLIAEALRLGFETLKGEILEGETSTGEKLNQLEIIDVEEVPAKSQNNGYINFKVVTRENEKIIKIGLAVIQPPRSVLSGLNRLTQYQTFDINRGCLLRSKSRKINKKGEAYQLLKHLVSNLGGEWVDLKAEEIKPIIDIYYVYQKRDNYRINDEQFITFAKKLTRTNPLLLEILSSPCGQVDEETIEAEELLNDFLNPSVIEETDDSDDLSELFT, encoded by the coding sequence ATGACAAATAATCCTGTTTCTTCAATAGAAGTTGTCAACGCTGCTATTCAAAGCCAAAATCCATTCATTAATGCTGGAATTGCTAAAGAGCAAGATGTTTGGGGAAGAAAGCTTCCTGATGTAACTACGCTCAATTCCCATGCTTCTGACACAGTTTTTCAGGCGATTGATCTGGTAAATAAAAGTACATATAGTCAAGATAAAGTAACATCAATAGCCATAACGGCACAACAAGGAGTCGGTAAAACTCATCTTCTCAGCCGTATTCGTCATCGATTAGAGCAGGAAGGTGGTGCTTTATTTATATATGCTAGCGTCAATAACTATACTGACTTGAACTTAGTCAAGTACCAATTTCAGCAAACTTTGGCAGATAGTCTGAGCAAAACTGGTAGCCAAAAGGTTATGCAGTGGCAAGAAGTAGCCGCAGCTATGGCAAACGAAGGTTTTAAATCAATCAATGCTAATGCTCCTAGTCTTTCTGCATGGGATCTACTCGAAAGATTTGATAAAGTCTATGCAAATTGGTTGGCTAAAAATAAAAATTTGATGGACAAACTGACTAGTGAAGTACTCAAAACAAAACCAAATGCAGATCCTTATATCGTTAGAGCTATTTTGTGGACTCTTTCTGATACCCAAGCAACCTTTGCAATCAAATGGCTCTCTGGTGAAGAATTAGCAAAATCAAATGCTGATTTCTTGGGTTTACCAAATGCTGTTAAAACAAATCAAGATAGAGAGGCTGAAGCTCTTAAGAATATTCAACAGATATTAAATTTAGTTAGTTACTATAATTCAGTAGTTATTTGTTTTGATGAAATAGATGTAAAAAATAATGCTAATGATGATGGTTTGCCTACAGAAATTGTAATTGCTAATTTAGTCAAAATCCTTCATGATACCCTTGAAAACTCCGAATTAGGCAAAGGTATTGTAATTATTACAGTTATGCTACCAGAAACCTGGACAGATAAAATACTAAACATACCAGGAGGTACACCTGCTAGAGCATCAAAATATACAGGTACAAAACCAATAGATTTAAGAAATATTGATAGTAATTCTCTTGTTGAATTGGTAAATCTTTGGTTACAAGATTTCTACAATACAAATAGTTTATTACCTCCTCATCCTTTGTACCCATTTGAAGAAATTAAGCTGAAAGAATATGGCAAACGAAGACCAACTATTAGAGAGGCGTTGAAGTGGTGTGCAGAAAACTTTAAAGCTCCAGGAGATATTTTACCAGATGACCCATATGAAAGATTTGAACTTGCTTTGAATAGAGAAATTACAACAGATAAAGAAAATTATCTGGATGATAATTCTTTAATCGCTGAAGCTTTACGCTTAGGTTTTGAAACGCTAAAAGGAGAAATATTAGAAGGGGAAACATCAACAGGCGAAAAATTAAACCAATTAGAGATAATTGATGTTGAAGAAGTGCCAGCTAAATCACAAAATAACGGTTATATTAATTTCAAAGTAGTTACCAGAGAAAATGAAAAAATTATTAAAATTGGATTAGCTGTCATCCAACCACCTAGATCAGTACTATCAGGATTAAATCGACTAACTCAATACCAAACTTTCGATATAAATCGTGGTTGTTTATTGCGTTCTAAATCTCGAAAAATTAATAAAAAAGGAGAGGCTTATCAATTACTTAAGCATCTAGTATCAAACTTGGGTGGTGAATGGGTAGATTTAAAGGCAGAAGAAATCAAACCCATTATTGATATATATTATGTTTATCAAAAACGTGATAACTACCGAATTAACGATGAGCAGTTCATAACATTTGCAAAAAAATTAACTCGTACAAATCCTTTATTACTAGAGATTTTGAGTTCTCCTTGTGGACAAGTTGATGAAGAAACTATTGAAGCAGAAGAACTGTTAAATGACTTTCTCAACCCCTCAGTTATAGAAGAAACAGATGATTCGGATGATCTGAGTGAGTTGTTTACATAA
- a CDS encoding DUF1802 family protein, producing MSESILLQTSLLLPAPDIAALIEGRTITAMPRKFIHPGQKFALCPTNIVTLSNEKFYRSNFLHIVQSVTANLNSKTALITAWAKCELCQMLNAPESFDALSQLTIWTKEALEENLKQRPYIFLAYLRVYLLPEAQEIDLQNQIRQFIPLPHSLTVTEADPILTDRTFAQRKQQLQNLEPPKHPELEELQSILSQLAINNPAAQELNDDIQIFLGWNNTKHIQPINTDLAWINNIASLGNRSLELDEKKSNYQAGTDFENITRQSLDFLGFKVEDAFKGGAGGLDLFCSKPYPLVCECKAGKLIPSHTVQELIKLGGMHLGADKFLHSAKLIIGPGNPSTDTLKAAQQWKVSIINAMTLQKLVELKAKYPGAINLIELKQYLEPGQIDDKIDEYIAQTEQQIKLRSHVIQVLKNYLELTKYDRAGVEALHAAYMTSYPPTSLESRQLHEILIELSSPLTGYLGRIKSNDWRSDRFYYLRDLPLN from the coding sequence ATGAGCGAATCAATCTTACTTCAAACAAGTTTGTTGCTACCTGCTCCTGATATAGCAGCTTTAATTGAAGGCAGAACTATCACAGCTATGCCTCGGAAATTCATCCACCCAGGGCAAAAATTTGCTCTCTGTCCAACTAATATTGTGACACTATCAAATGAAAAATTCTATCGTTCAAATTTTTTACATATTGTCCAAAGTGTTACTGCTAACTTAAATTCTAAAACAGCCTTAATTACAGCTTGGGCGAAATGTGAACTGTGTCAAATGCTAAATGCTCCAGAATCATTTGATGCTTTGTCTCAATTAACTATCTGGACAAAAGAAGCATTAGAAGAAAATCTCAAACAAAGACCCTATATCTTTTTAGCTTACTTGCGTGTTTATTTACTACCAGAAGCACAGGAGATTGATCTACAAAATCAAATACGCCAATTTATACCTTTGCCACATTCTCTAACTGTTACTGAAGCAGACCCAATATTAACTGATCGCACTTTCGCACAACGCAAACAACAACTGCAAAACTTAGAACCTCCAAAGCATCCTGAATTAGAAGAATTGCAGAGTATTCTATCCCAACTTGCAATTAACAACCCAGCCGCCCAAGAATTAAATGATGATATCCAAATATTTTTAGGTTGGAATAATACTAAGCATATTCAACCAATAAATACAGATTTAGCTTGGATAAATAATATTGCATCTCTGGGTAATCGAAGCCTAGAACTAGATGAGAAAAAAAGTAATTACCAAGCTGGAACAGATTTTGAGAATATCACACGCCAAAGCTTAGATTTTTTAGGGTTTAAAGTTGAGGATGCTTTCAAAGGAGGTGCTGGCGGTTTAGATTTATTTTGTTCAAAACCATACCCTCTAGTTTGTGAATGTAAAGCAGGTAAACTGATTCCTAGCCACACAGTACAAGAACTGATTAAGTTGGGTGGTATGCACTTAGGTGCAGATAAATTCCTACACTCGGCTAAATTGATAATTGGCCCTGGTAATCCCTCAACAGATACTCTAAAAGCCGCACAACAATGGAAAGTAAGTATTATTAATGCTATGACTTTACAAAAGCTAGTTGAATTAAAAGCAAAATATCCTGGTGCTATCAACTTAATTGAACTTAAGCAATATTTAGAACCTGGACAAATTGACGATAAGATTGATGAGTATATTGCTCAGACTGAACAGCAGATTAAATTGCGATCGCACGTTATCCAAGTATTAAAAAATTATCTTGAACTTACCAAATACGATCGTGCTGGAGTTGAAGCACTTCATGCTGCATATATGACTTCTTATCCTCCTACATCCCTAGAATCTAGGCAATTACACGAAATTTTAATAGAACTTTCATCGCCATTAACAGGGTACTTAGGGCGAATTAAAAGTAATGATTGGAGAAGCGATCGCTTTTACTATTTACGTGACTTACCACTTAACTAA
- a CDS encoding Nif11-like leader peptide family natural product precursor, whose product MYYQIWAFFLQEDEYQQWRKNTKLNNNYNRLTWQKIIDFFASVEDNFLVKSQLGEAKNPEHFISIATENGYHLILEELAWFLVTRKHIWTFLDFAQKTPSVKDKLLASKTPQQFVQIAANYGYHFTVDELAWLLTEIKSSPELVPIDNSVGEVDTVSNYGKIEIGYWIWLAEEWGIIAPFCHREPPLNFMSQYGDNPFLPDRCFLPKSYFNQHLISNR is encoded by the coding sequence ATGTATTACCAAATTTGGGCGTTCTTTCTCCAAGAAGACGAATACCAGCAGTGGAGAAAAAATACAAAACTTAATAATAATTATAATAGATTAACATGGCAAAAAATCATTGATTTTTTCGCTTCTGTAGAAGATAACTTCCTTGTCAAGAGTCAATTGGGAGAAGCAAAAAATCCAGAGCATTTTATTAGCATTGCAACTGAAAATGGCTATCACTTAATCTTAGAAGAACTAGCTTGGTTTCTTGTCACCAGAAAGCATATTTGGACATTTCTTGATTTCGCACAAAAAACCCCATCTGTCAAAGACAAACTATTAGCATCTAAAACTCCTCAACAATTTGTACAAATAGCGGCTAATTATGGTTATCACTTTACCGTCGATGAATTAGCCTGGCTACTCACAGAAATTAAATCATCACCAGAATTAGTACCAATTGATAATAGTGTGGGAGAAGTTGATACTGTCTCTAACTACGGCAAAATCGAAATAGGATATTGGATTTGGTTAGCGGAAGAATGGGGAATCATAGCACCTTTTTGTCATAGAGAACCACCACTGAACTTTATGTCTCAGTATGGTGACAATCCTTTTTTGCCAGATCGCTGTTTCTTGCCCAAAAGCTACTTTAATCAGCACTTAATTAGCAATAGATAG
- a CDS encoding glucose-6-phosphate isomerase, translating to MDAKALWQRYQDWLYFHEGLGLYLDVSRMRFDDAFVKSLQPKFDKAFAEMAQLEQGAIANPDENRMVGHYWLRNPDLAPTPELTQEIVQTLEQVEAFAEKVHTGAIHPPKANRFTDIISIGIGGSALGPQFVAEALAPDFPPLKIHFIDNTDPAGIDRVLTQLRNHLASTLVLVISKSGGTPEPRNGMIEVKKAYAGQNLDFAQYAVAITSADSNLDKLAKAEGWLARFPMYDWVGGRTSEMSTVGLVPAALQGIDVRTMLEGAKEMDDATRVSDVKNNPAALLALSWYFAGNGKGEKDMVVLPYKDSLLLFSRYLQQLVMESLGKEKDLDGNVVYQGIAVYGNKGSTDQHAYVQQLREGVPNFFATLIEVLEDRNGASPEIDPGVTSGDYLSGFLQGTRQALYENQRDSITVTIPQVNARTVGALVALYERAVGLYASLVNINAYHQPGVEAGKKAAAAILDLQAKVVDLLQTEKSALSLAEIADKLGAADQVEAIYKILRHLYANQRGVVLQGNLAQPSSLKVSLG from the coding sequence ATGGATGCGAAGGCACTTTGGCAACGATACCAAGATTGGTTATATTTCCACGAGGGATTAGGACTGTATCTAGATGTAAGTCGGATGCGTTTTGATGATGCCTTCGTGAAGTCGTTGCAGCCGAAGTTTGACAAAGCGTTTGCGGAGATGGCTCAATTGGAGCAGGGTGCGATCGCCAATCCTGATGAGAACCGCATGGTGGGACACTACTGGCTAAGAAACCCAGATTTAGCCCCCACTCCAGAACTGACACAAGAAATTGTGCAAACCTTAGAACAAGTGGAAGCCTTTGCCGAAAAAGTTCACACTGGTGCAATTCATCCACCTAAAGCAAACCGCTTCACAGATATTATTTCTATTGGCATAGGTGGTTCTGCCCTTGGCCCTCAATTTGTTGCTGAAGCCCTCGCCCCAGACTTTCCGCCCCTAAAAATTCATTTTATCGACAACACCGATCCCGCCGGTATTGATCGGGTTCTCACTCAACTGAGAAATCATCTTGCTAGCACCTTGGTACTAGTGATCTCCAAATCTGGAGGCACACCAGAACCTCGTAACGGCATGATTGAAGTCAAGAAAGCCTATGCTGGACAAAATTTAGATTTTGCTCAATATGCAGTAGCTATTACTAGTGCTGATAGTAATCTGGATAAATTAGCAAAAGCTGAAGGTTGGCTGGCTAGATTCCCTATGTATGATTGGGTAGGCGGACGGACTTCGGAAATGTCTACTGTTGGGTTAGTTCCCGCCGCCTTGCAAGGGATTGATGTCCGCACCATGCTAGAAGGTGCAAAAGAAATGGACGACGCTACCCGCGTCAGTGATGTGAAAAATAACCCGGCGGCGTTGTTGGCGTTGTCTTGGTATTTTGCGGGTAACGGTAAGGGTGAAAAAGACATGGTTGTCTTACCCTACAAGGACAGCTTGCTGTTGTTTAGCCGCTACTTACAACAGCTAGTGATGGAATCCTTGGGTAAAGAAAAAGACTTAGATGGCAATGTTGTTTATCAAGGTATTGCCGTTTATGGTAACAAGGGTTCAACCGACCAACACGCCTATGTACAGCAATTGCGTGAAGGTGTACCCAATTTCTTTGCTACCTTAATCGAAGTTTTGGAAGACCGCAACGGCGCATCTCCAGAGATTGATCCTGGTGTAACTTCCGGTGACTATCTCTCTGGCTTCTTACAAGGAACTCGCCAAGCTTTGTATGAAAATCAGCGTGACTCAATCACTGTCACCATTCCCCAAGTTAACGCTAGGACTGTCGGCGCATTAGTCGCTTTGTATGAACGGGCTGTAGGTTTATACGCTAGCTTGGTTAACATTAACGCTTACCACCAGCCAGGGGTAGAAGCTGGTAAAAAAGCGGCTGCGGCTATTTTGGACTTGCAAGCTAAGGTAGTAGACTTACTGCAAACAGAAAAATCAGCCCTCTCTTTGGCAGAAATTGCAGATAAATTAGGTGCAGCTGATCAAGTTGAAGCTATTTACAAGATTTTGCGTCACCTGTACGCTAATCAACGCGGTGTAGTTTTGCAGGGAAATCTTGCTCAACCCAGCAGTTTAAAAGTTTCTCTAGGCTAA
- a CDS encoding cytotoxic translational repressor of toxin-antitoxin stability system, translating into MNLEMRYARSFLVDLKSLESAAYQRVFDFVFYEFADKWNLHSLPELRQLDDEGIFHRFTIDNYLVGIEIRGEIVKFLRVIPMPDV; encoded by the coding sequence GTGAATCTCGAAATGCGTTATGCGAGGTCTTTTTTAGTAGACCTGAAAAGTTTAGAATCAGCTGCCTATCAGCGAGTATTCGATTTTGTGTTTTATGAGTTTGCTGACAAGTGGAATTTGCATTCTCTTCCAGAGTTACGACAGCTGGATGATGAGGGCATTTTTCACAGGTTTACCATTGATAATTATTTGGTTGGGATAGAAATCAGGGGTGAGATTGTTAAATTTCTGCGCGTCATACCTATGCCAGATGTTTAG
- a CDS encoding branched-chain amino acid ABC transporter permease, whose amino-acid sequence MIEYLIFLAISTATFALFSLGLNLQWGFTGLINFGHIAFMTLGAYTTVLLSVRGVPLFIAALIGAAVAALLGLIIGLATLRLREDYLAIVTIGTGELIRLVVNNQELPVGDTWVSGAFGVQSYPIPFSTQPNLVFRLGMIGVLTLLLAITIFSLWRWIRIAQKPQVVDSGYRVGNKQEFISRLVVGSILGVLALLIYISGVITLYNYLPKAGLMLLSLLVLALVFWRLEYLVRSPWGRVLKAIREDEEIPKAMGKNVFWYKLQSLMLGGAIAGVAGAFFAWQISAIYPDNFQPQLTFDSWIMVILGGSGNNVGTILGAVIYFAYDAITREVLPKIIPLDEARLGAFRIMVIGLILMVLMIWRPQGILGKKEELTLGK is encoded by the coding sequence ATGATTGAATACCTGATTTTTCTTGCAATTTCTACAGCCACCTTTGCCCTGTTTAGTTTAGGACTCAATTTACAGTGGGGTTTTACAGGGTTAATTAATTTTGGTCATATCGCTTTTATGACTTTGGGTGCTTATACTACGGTGCTATTAAGTGTTAGGGGTGTACCTCTATTCATCGCAGCACTGATAGGGGCAGCTGTGGCGGCTTTATTGGGTTTAATTATCGGTTTGGCAACTCTGCGCCTGCGGGAAGATTATTTAGCTATTGTTACCATCGGGACTGGTGAACTTATCCGCTTGGTGGTGAATAACCAGGAGTTACCTGTGGGTGATACTTGGGTATCTGGGGCGTTTGGTGTACAAAGTTATCCGATTCCGTTTTCGACACAGCCAAATTTGGTGTTTCGTTTGGGGATGATTGGAGTCTTAACGCTGCTGTTGGCGATTACAATTTTTTCATTATGGCGGTGGATTCGCATTGCTCAAAAACCACAGGTTGTTGATTCAGGTTACAGAGTTGGTAACAAGCAAGAATTTATTTCGCGGTTGGTGGTGGGCAGTATCTTAGGTGTATTAGCACTGCTCATCTATATTTCTGGGGTGATCACGCTCTATAATTACTTGCCCAAGGCAGGTTTAATGCTGTTATCGCTGTTAGTGTTAGCACTGGTATTTTGGCGGTTGGAGTATTTAGTGCGATCGCCTTGGGGTAGAGTCTTGAAAGCTATCCGTGAAGATGAAGAAATACCCAAAGCAATGGGTAAAAATGTGTTTTGGTACAAGCTACAATCCTTGATGTTAGGTGGTGCGATCGCAGGTGTGGCTGGTGCTTTCTTTGCTTGGCAAATCAGTGCTATTTACCCTGATAACTTCCAGCCACAGCTAACTTTTGACTCCTGGATTATGGTAATTTTAGGCGGTTCTGGTAATAATGTCGGCACCATTTTAGGCGCAGTCATTTACTTTGCCTACGATGCCATTACCCGCGAAGTTTTACCAAAAATTATTCCTCTGGATGAAGCGCGTTTAGGTGCATTTCGGATCATGGTGATTGGTTTAATTTTAATGGTGCTGATGATTTGGCGACCTCAAGGTATCTTAGGGAAAAAGGAGGAACTCACCCTTGGTAAATAA
- a CDS encoding ABC transporter ATP-binding protein: MVNNQSSPLPLLAASGLCKSFGGIKAVSEAQIEVAQGSITGLIGPNGAGKTTLFNLLSNFIRPDKGRVIFDGEPIQNLQPHQIAQQGLVRTFQVARTLSRLSVLENMLLAAQKQTGENFWQVQLQPHIVAKEEKELKARAMTVLESVGLAHKAYEYAGGLSGGQRKLLEMGRALMTNPKLILLDEPAAGVNPRLIDDICNRIQNWNRQDGMTFLIIEHNMDVIMSLCDRVWVLAEGRNLADGTPTQIQNNSQVLEAYLGQ; this comes from the coding sequence TTGGTAAATAACCAATCATCCCCCCTTCCCCTATTAGCTGCTAGCGGACTTTGTAAAAGTTTCGGTGGGATCAAAGCTGTCAGTGAAGCCCAAATCGAAGTTGCTCAAGGTAGCATCACTGGTTTGATTGGCCCCAATGGTGCGGGGAAAACTACTTTATTTAACTTACTTTCTAACTTCATCCGTCCAGATAAGGGACGCGTGATTTTTGACGGTGAACCCATCCAAAACCTACAACCCCACCAAATCGCCCAACAGGGATTAGTCCGCACTTTTCAGGTAGCGCGGACACTCTCTCGGCTGTCAGTGCTAGAAAATATGCTGCTAGCAGCCCAAAAACAAACAGGGGAAAATTTTTGGCAGGTGCAGTTACAGCCCCACATAGTTGCGAAAGAAGAAAAGGAATTAAAAGCCAGAGCAATGACGGTGCTGGAATCTGTAGGATTAGCCCATAAAGCCTACGAATATGCTGGTGGCTTGTCTGGAGGACAGCGCAAACTGCTAGAAATGGGTAGAGCCTTAATGACGAACCCCAAGTTGATTTTGCTTGATGAACCAGCAGCCGGAGTTAATCCCAGACTAATTGATGATATATGTAATCGCATCCAAAATTGGAATCGTCAAGACGGCATGACCTTTCTAATTATTGAACACAACATGGACGTAATTATGTCCTTGTGCGATCGTGTCTGGGTACTAGCAGAAGGAAGGAATTTAGCCGATGGCACACCTACTCAAATTCAAAACAATTCCCAGGTTTTAGAAGCCTATCTAGGACAGTAG
- a CDS encoding DUF2087 domain-containing protein gives MDTKQTVVDENSESWSSRILRNFLEKDNSDQILKEIPAQRKKRLVILQWLVEKFEVGVKYPESQVNATIKKYYPDYATLRRELIVNQLMQRQNGVYWRVAEG, from the coding sequence ATGGACACCAAGCAAACGGTAGTAGATGAGAACAGTGAATCGTGGTCAAGCAGGATTTTACGGAATTTTCTTGAAAAAGATAACTCTGATCAAATCTTGAAAGAAATTCCTGCTCAACGCAAAAAGCGGTTAGTAATTCTTCAGTGGTTAGTGGAAAAGTTTGAGGTGGGGGTAAAATATCCAGAAAGTCAAGTGAATGCGACAATCAAAAAGTATTATCCTGACTACGCCACTTTGAGACGCGAGTTAATTGTTAATCAACTGATGCAGCGACAAAATGGAGTGTATTGGCGAGTTGCAGAAGGTTAA